The DNA window ACCCGAGATGCTCTCAACTTCCTCGTTCAACTCATTAATTgtagttttttgcttttgttgttgtcgttgttcgAGTTTCTTTCGTCTCATTCGTTCTTCGTATTCTTGCTGCTCAATTTCATATTGCATCTGCATCTCATTATGCTTTCGCTGTTGCTCCTCAAGGAGCTCAGCTCTCATTTCCCGGTAGCTTATCTGTTTGTTTACCGGTGGCGGCGTCTCGACACTGCTGCGTGGCGACTCGTCAAAGCTGCGCAGCGATTCGTCCACGCTGCGTGGCGATTCGTAGCAAGTGCGttttgctggcagctgctcaGCTTCATCTTCGCCATCATCGTCAATGCTGCGCGGTGATTCGTAGCTAGTACGTTTTGCAGGCAGCTGCACGGCTTCCTCTTTGACCTCATTTGTCGCAACCTCTGGCGAGGCGGGCATTTCGGCCACGTGTTCGGTGTCCGCTTCCACATCTGACTCTGCATCAGAACCTCCATCTGATTCTGCATCTGAGCCTCCATCTGAATCACCATCTGAACCTCCTTCTGAATCTCCATCTGACTCTCCATCTGAATCTGCACCTGAATCTTCACCTGAATCTGCACCTGAATCTTCACCTGAATCCTCACCTACTTCCTCATCTGCATCTGCATTCACATCAGGTTCCGGAGCGACATCCAACTCTACATCCGCACCCACATCCAACTCTACATCCGCACCCACATCCAGCTCTACATCCGCACCCACGTCCAACTCTACGTCCGCACCCACATCCAACTCTACATCCGCACCCACATCTTCATGCAGATGCGGATGCTGATGCAGATGCGGATGCGGATCTATATCCATatcattttgttgtgcttggATGGGAAAATCCTGTGTGACTGTGTCGTCATTAGCACTGCTAGAATCATCGACTTTAATATCACTGCTACTGCCAATAATGTCACTCATGCAAAGCACTGTTTCCGGTGAGTGCTCATCGTTGGGGTCGGAGCCGGATGATGATGTGCcgctgcgcttgctgctgccagaACTGCTGGTGCTGCTATCCTCTTCCTCCGTATCATCCGAAATTGGACTGAGATTAGGTGCTAGTGTGACCTCAACGGTGCTCGGTTCGGCTGCTAGCGTCCTTTCCATTTGCTCTGGGGTCTCAGTTATTTCCATGGACTGCTCTCCCTCATTTGTGCCAGTATTTTCTGGAGATATATTAGTTTCTGGGGATATACTACTATTTGGAGATATACTCTCTGGGCTACTGCCTTCCTCCTCAGGCGATGAACGTTCGTCATCGGCTGCCGGCGTGCGCGgcgcattttcattttcgtcAATTACGTCGTTGTCGCTCTCAGGACTGCTTCCTTCTGATGACGAGGAATGCTGCTCTTCGACTGCATCCAACTCCGTGTCAGACATTTTATAAACGTGatttactttagtttaatGGTTTCgcgaaataaacaaacttttaatgcaacgccaaactaacaaaaaaaaaaacacaatagGGATGGTTGTGTGTTATCCATTGGCGGCGTGTCGATAACTTTTAGTTAGCAACGTTGCATGGCCAATAGGGCACATGAAAAGAGAGAGCCAGCAATAGCTTGCAGTGCTGTCGTACTGCTTCAATCTATGCAAAGAGGTAAATTCACAATAGGCAACAGCAGTAGTAATAAAAAGTTGACACTGCCATCATTTCATAAGCTTTTATGGTTTCTTCTTGTGAATTTTCCCACACATTCCCAGAATAAGCTAGATACaaatcaatatatttttggctaaAGGCACACAGCCATTTTTACACAGTATACTAGATCTAGCCAAAAACAGGCTGAAGTGTCAGCACTTTTATTAGCATTCAGTTGAACAAAAAACTATCGCAAAAAGTAATATCGATGGTCGATGCATCGATGTTTTTTACATTACTAGAATAAAGCGATTTGCAACTAGAGTATAACGCGTTAAGTTTTGTATggctttgaaataaattataattaagtaaaCTATTAAGAGAGAGTAACAAGCTATTTTGAAGACATGGATGTAGATCTGAGCCTTGACGAAATAATTGAGCGCAAGCGTCATAAGAATCCACACAAGAATAATGACAAAAAGATGTAAGAAAAACTGCACACACAAGTCCAAAAGAAAAATGGCGTTAATTTTCTGCAAAcgtttgtaatattttttttaacccTTTATTCAACTCTTAGCTATAATGCTAATTTGAAGACACGCAAGACTATAACCAAGCCGCCTCAACCATACCGCACCTTCGATGCCcgcaacaaaataatagaGAAGACGCGCGCTAAGATTTTTGATGCACGCGAAATTCTCAATCATAACTTTAGCTTACGTGAAAACGACAAAGATGCACGCCACGAGGTGCTTGTGCGTCAGCCCAACATGTCCAGGCCCATGAAACCTCAAAGAAGCGCAATGTCGGAGTCACGTCTAGGCATTAGTGGCGGCGGTCGTGGCCGTGGAGGAGTACATAAAGGTCGCTTTGGCCAGCGCATCATCACTATGGGAAATCGGCCTGGAGGGGGTGTTGTGCAAACACTGTGGGATCCCAATGATGAGCCGGCTTCACGTGGATACAAACCTGGCGGCAGCGCTGGAGGAGGAGCATATACGCCAAGTCGTCTGAATGCCGGCGCCAAGCCATTCGTGCCACGCGGCTATGTGGACCACGATaatatgcagcagctggaggatgGTAAGTACATTAGACCCCTGGACAATTGAATGCTTTACTCACGCTTGCATATCACATTTTGGCTGCAGAGGAAATAGCGCGCACGCTGCACTTGAACAGCTACAGCAATTCGCTACAGTCAGTAGGCGGTGGGCGGCAACAACGCATGGGACGCAACTATATTGACTATGACATGGATGTAGAAAGTGTGGAaattcaaagccaaagcgttgACAATGATCCATTTGCCATATACGAGGCTGCACGCAATCGTGTATCACGCCCCACGCTGCCGCCaatgccaccgccgccgccgccatatGAGTCGCGCGTTGATAATGGTGAGCCGATGTTTGAGCGCCGACAGCGCAACATGGTGGCATCCTCCAATTTGCCAGAGTCGCTGCGTGCACGTCTGTTTGGCAGCGAACCAGATCGACGCGTCTCGCATGGAATCTATGCCAATGAGAATGGCAGCAGCGATTTGTCCAAGACTGTGCCAGGCCTAAGCTCGTTGTCCATGCGCCAGCGTCGCAGTCCTCCGCTACCAATGGGCATACCGCTGCCACTAAGCAGCTCAAACAATAAGCCCGGCTATCGATTGTTGGTGAGCAATTTGTGTGGAAATGTAACCACATCGGACATACGCGAGCTATTCAATGACATTGGGCCCATGTATGATGCCCATGTGGTGCGTCCTGGCACAGCCGAGGTCATTTACAAATCTCTGGAGCATGCCGAAATGGCTGTGGATGCCTATCATCAGCGCGAATTCGATGGCCAGCCGATGCACTGTGTGCTGGTTAATCCGCATTCATCCAATCGCTCCACACACTCTGTTAGGTGAGTAGGCCAGCCAATTAGGCCGCACTGCTGTCTCGTCTCTATAACTTTGTTTTCTATTCTCTTTTAGCGCACGCACTGTGACTACAAACTCATCTGGCGTCGAGGTGGACATTGATGCGCTGCATTCGGTGCTATTTCGCGATCGCTAAGATTGCTTAgataacaaatgcaacagcaaaaagtatCTATAACTAATAGCGcatcacacacaaacacacacacagacacaaattcaaacaaaagaGACTCAACTATATACTGGTCAACATCCAATCATGTGTCGCAACtagttttaagttaattactACTATCCAACTACAATGTGTATTTTGTATGCGGCTTGTCGTGTGATCGTCCCGATCAGTAAACAAATAACAGTAgaaataactttttatatgtttttctcttttgttttatattatttccgTAGGCTTTGTTCTTAAAGCTGCTCGCTCTTGCTCACTACTATTCCAAGTTCTTTGACAATTTTCACCCTTTCACTTCTCCATTTGAGTTTATATCTTAcacgcaattaaaaataacaagacCTATGCGCATACTATATATTGGAAAAGTTATAGCATTAACCATATAACACATACAGTTTAATCAAAAATCATAAGTGTTCGAAATTATTCGatatttaatcaaatgtgTGTCTATTAGGCTGAAAAGCTATTTTGATGATATCGGAGCTTGCATTGTATG is part of the Drosophila busckii strain San Diego stock center, stock number 13000-0081.31 chromosome X, ASM1175060v1, whole genome shotgun sequence genome and encodes:
- the LOC108606446 gene encoding uncharacterized protein LOC108606446, with the translated sequence MDVDLSLDEIIERKRHKNPHKNNDKKIYNANLKTRKTITKPPQPYRTFDARNKIIEKTRAKIFDAREILNHNFSLRENDKDARHEVLVRQPNMSRPMKPQRSAMSESRLGISGGGRGRGGVHKGRFGQRIITMGNRPGGGVVQTLWDPNDEPASRGYKPGGSAGGGAYTPSRLNAGAKPFVPRGYVDHDNMQQLEDEEIARTLHLNSYSNSLQSVGGGRQQRMGRNYIDYDMDVESVEIQSQSVDNDPFAIYEAARNRVSRPTLPPMPPPPPPYESRVDNGEPMFERRQRNMVASSNLPESLRARLFGSEPDRRVSHGIYANENGSSDLSKTVPGLSSLSMRQRRSPPLPMGIPLPLSSSNNKPGYRLLVSNLCGNVTTSDIRELFNDIGPMYDAHVVRPGTAEVIYKSLEHAEMAVDAYHQREFDGQPMHCVLVNPHSSNRSTHSVSARTVTTNSSGVEVDIDALHSVLFRDR